From Pirellulales bacterium, one genomic window encodes:
- a CDS encoding PhzF family phenazine biosynthesis protein — protein MRISLYQVDAFTSRVFGGNPAAVCPLERWLPAAVLQGLAAENNLSETAFLVGGAGRYELRWFTPTIEVDLCGHATLAAAYVVFEHLEPGRVHVEFTSRSGPLHVRRKGARLVLDFPARPPQPCVTPPALLAGLDRAPRAVLRSRDYLAVYDSAAEIRALRPDFRRLAELDALGLIVTAPGEETDFVSRFFAPQSGIDEDPVTGSAHCTLVPYWAEVLGKTELTARQLSTRGGELWCRLAGERVDIAGEAVLYLRGEVLADLPG, from the coding sequence ATGCGCATTTCGCTGTACCAGGTCGATGCGTTTACTTCGCGCGTCTTCGGCGGCAATCCGGCGGCCGTCTGTCCGCTGGAGCGCTGGCTGCCCGCCGCGGTGCTGCAAGGCTTGGCGGCCGAGAACAACCTGTCGGAAACGGCGTTCCTGGTCGGCGGGGCAGGGCGGTACGAGCTGCGCTGGTTCACCCCGACGATCGAAGTCGATCTCTGCGGTCATGCGACCTTGGCCGCGGCCTACGTCGTGTTCGAGCACCTGGAGCCCGGGCGTGTCCATGTCGAATTCACCAGCCGCAGCGGCCCGCTCCACGTTCGCCGCAAGGGCGCGCGATTGGTACTCGACTTTCCCGCGCGTCCGCCGCAACCGTGCGTGACGCCGCCGGCCCTGCTCGCTGGCCTGGACCGTGCGCCGCGCGCGGTGCTGCGTTCGCGCGATTACCTGGCGGTTTACGACTCGGCGGCCGAGATTCGCGCCTTGCGTCCAGATTTTCGCCGCCTCGCCGAGCTCGACGCGCTGGGGCTGATCGTCACGGCGCCCGGTGAGGAGACCGATTTCGTCTCGCGCTTTTTCGCCCCGCAATCGGGCATCGACGAGGACCCCGTCACCGGTTCGGCTCATTGCACGCTCGTCCCCTATTGGGCCGAAGTGCTCGGCAAGACCGAGTTGACGGCCCGGCAACTTTCCACCCGCGGCGGCGAGCTCTGGTGCCGCCTGGCCGGCGAGCGCGTCGACATCGCCGGCGAGGCCGTGCTGTACCTGCGCGGCGAAGTGC
- a CDS encoding PEP-CTERM sorting domain-containing protein, producing MQATLFVGESSYDIPISRIEDPESGKVRYALGTKGDNGEYSFFFTDETNFQVSGGGLFDPDPSISYGISVIDFGTPTNFGFIFTTPIVPTSAPNLVSASISGGLTDTQGDGVSITPLFADSDGDGIPELQIANVNAPFTNMGVDVGPAQSNGNGSLTTFPYGSFNAGPIPGPGPGPFTELNVQLSFQLSGGGDIASLTGIASIIPVPEPSSLVLAGLGLAGLGLIARRHRRRTA from the coding sequence TTCGTACGACATTCCGATTTCGCGCATCGAAGATCCGGAATCCGGCAAGGTCCGCTACGCCTTGGGTACCAAGGGGGACAACGGCGAGTACAGCTTCTTCTTCACCGACGAGACCAATTTCCAGGTCTCCGGCGGCGGGTTGTTCGATCCCGATCCGTCGATCAGCTACGGAATCTCGGTGATTGATTTTGGAACGCCCACCAACTTTGGTTTCATTTTCACGACTCCGATCGTCCCCACCTCCGCGCCGAACCTCGTTTCGGCGTCGATTTCCGGCGGCCTGACCGACACGCAGGGAGACGGCGTTTCGATCACCCCGCTGTTTGCCGACTCCGACGGCGATGGAATCCCCGAACTGCAAATCGCCAACGTCAACGCGCCGTTTACCAACATGGGCGTCGACGTGGGGCCCGCGCAATCGAACGGCAACGGCTCGCTGACGACATTCCCCTACGGGAGCTTCAACGCCGGTCCGATCCCCGGACCGGGACCGGGCCCCTTCACCGAGCTCAATGTGCAGCTCTCGTTCCAACTGTCGGGCGGCGGCGACATCGCCTCGCTGACCGGCATCGCCTCGATTATTCCGGTTCCCGAGCCGAGCAGCCTCGTGCTGGCCGGCCTGGGGCTGGCCGGCCTGGGCCTGATCGCGCGGCGACATCGCCGCCGCACGGCCTGA